CGCAGTCTAGAAAAAAGGGGGAGGGAGCGACCTATGATGAAACAAATCATTGCGATGGGTGGAGGGGGATTCTCCATGGAGCCAGATAATCTGTTATTGGATGAATATGTGCTGGCCCAATCCCCGGAGAAACACCCTAAAGTATGCTTCATCCCTACGGCTAGCGGTGATCAAGACAACTATGTTGAAAGATTTTATAAAGCATTCAACACTTTATCTTGCATCCCCAATCACTTATCGCTGTTTCAACCGAACTTTAAGGATTTGGAATCATACATACTTGAGCATGACATTATCTATGTCGGCGGGGGAAACACGAGAAATATGCTTCTCCTATGGAAGGAATGGGGAGTGGATAAGGTCTTGAAGGCAGCTTACCAAAAGGGTGTGATTTTAACAGGCTTGAGTGCAGGCTCTATTTGTTGGTTTGAAGAGGGACTGACAGATCCCCTGAATGCACCGTTGTACAAGTTAGAGGGGCTAGGTCTGTTGCAAGGGAGTCACTGCCCGCATTATGACGGAGAAAATAAAAGAAGACCAGCCTATCGCGAGCTCATTCGTAATGGCGGTATTCAAGCAGGATATGCGGCAGATGACGGGGCAGCAATCCATTTTAAAGATGGTCAATTGTTTGGTGTTGTAAGTTCAAGACCGAATGCCCAAGCCTATTACTTAAAATGTAAGGGGAATACCGTGATAGAGGAATCGATAGCAACGAAATTTTTGGGGTGAATTTGATGAAGGATAAAAACTAAAATTTTTTAAAAAAACATATAAAAAAAGCTTGTCATCAGTTTTATTTTTATGCTATACTCAATCTTGTCGTCACGGCGATGTTGAAAATAAGGCCCGTTGGTCAAGGGGTTAAGACACCTCCCTTTCACGGAGGTAACAGGGGTTCGAATCCCCTACGGGTCACCATTATTTACTCGCTTCAGGGGATGAGAACCCCGGCGGTTCGTCGAAGCATAAAATTACTTTTATGGCAGCCACTTTGATTGTCATCGAGAGCCATTAGCTCAGTTGGTAGAGCACCTGACTTTTAATCAGGGTGTCGAAGGTTCGAGTCCTTCATGGCTCACCATTCTTTACAGTTTCATCCCTTATAATATGCGGTAGTGGTGGAATGGCAGACACGCTATCTTGAGGGGGTAGTGGGTGTATACCCGTGGAGGTTCGAGTCCTCTCTACCGCATACTAAAAAGCTCCTGCATTTTTGCAGGGGCTTTTTTTGGCGTTTTTGCAGGAGATATTTCCTGCTTAGCTGTTCCTTTTTGCGTTTATCCTCCACCAGCTCTTCTGAATAATTCGTATAGGTATCCAGGTCATTAGTATGATCCAATTCACGCTTCAGGATCAATTTGTAAAAGCAGTCTATACAGTTCGAAGAGTGTCCGGATCTAATTCTAAACAATATAACTTTAGAAACGTTAAAAATTTAGTCGATCGCAAACATCACTTAGGAGAATTCAGCAATAAGAGGATTTCGATAGGGGTTTGAATTTGGATATCATGATGATGATTTAGGATATACCTATATAGGATATCTTAA
Above is a window of Paenibacillus uliginis N3/975 DNA encoding:
- a CDS encoding peptidase E encodes the protein MKQIIAMGGGGFSMEPDNLLLDEYVLAQSPEKHPKVCFIPTASGDQDNYVERFYKAFNTLSCIPNHLSLFQPNFKDLESYILEHDIIYVGGGNTRNMLLLWKEWGVDKVLKAAYQKGVILTGLSAGSICWFEEGLTDPLNAPLYKLEGLGLLQGSHCPHYDGENKRRPAYRELIRNGGIQAGYAADDGAAIHFKDGQLFGVVSSRPNAQAYYLKCKGNTVIEESIATKFLG